From a single Mycolicibacterium moriokaense genomic region:
- a CDS encoding antibiotic biosynthesis monooxygenase produces MDTTAATTDTAATVIIGQRVREGQEQAFEAWQLSMNREAAKYPGFIGAEINHPTALQRDFVIVYRFDSIAHVQAWLNSATRQHLLTEGQQYFDGPGTQQVIGGGARQSDPLVTVVVTHRVDQAHIDEFLAWQERLRLAESSFPGFRGSELFRPVEGIQEEWTALYRYQTADDLDRWLVSDERKQLLAEGERFADYHARTIDNSFGSWFAFDDQHPNTPPPSELKTSIAVWVGLYPTVVILTLALSPLHMPLWLGLLIGNLLSSLLMSFVTMPYYVNPLLKQWLQPPPGLPAAKVNWRGIGISVVALALWTLLFYLVTRVFWHLP; encoded by the coding sequence ATGGATACGACAGCCGCCACCACCGATACCGCAGCGACGGTCATCATCGGCCAGCGTGTTCGAGAAGGGCAGGAGCAGGCGTTCGAGGCGTGGCAGTTGAGCATGAACCGGGAGGCCGCCAAGTATCCCGGCTTCATCGGCGCCGAGATCAACCATCCCACCGCACTGCAGCGCGACTTCGTGATCGTGTACCGCTTCGACTCGATCGCGCATGTTCAGGCGTGGCTCAACAGCGCCACTCGTCAGCACCTGCTGACCGAGGGTCAGCAGTACTTCGACGGTCCGGGCACCCAACAGGTCATCGGCGGCGGCGCCCGGCAGTCGGACCCGCTGGTCACCGTGGTGGTGACTCATCGCGTCGATCAGGCGCACATCGACGAATTTCTCGCCTGGCAGGAACGACTTCGGCTGGCGGAGAGCAGTTTTCCGGGATTCCGTGGCTCCGAGCTGTTCCGTCCCGTCGAGGGCATCCAGGAGGAGTGGACGGCGCTGTATCGCTATCAGACCGCCGACGATCTCGACCGCTGGTTGGTCTCAGACGAACGCAAACAACTTCTCGCCGAGGGGGAGAGATTCGCGGACTACCATGCCAGGACGATCGACAACTCATTCGGCAGCTGGTTCGCCTTCGACGATCAGCACCCCAACACTCCCCCGCCGTCGGAACTCAAGACGTCGATCGCGGTCTGGGTGGGCCTGTACCCGACCGTGGTGATCCTGACTCTGGCGCTGTCACCGCTGCACATGCCGCTGTGGCTGGGCCTGCTCATCGGAAACCTGCTGTCCAGCCTCTTGATGAGCTTCGTGACGATGCCGTACTACGTCAATCCGCTACTCAAGCAGTGGTTGCAGCCGCCGCCGGGACTTCCTGCAGCGAAAGTGAATTGGCGCGGCATCGGTATCTCCGTCGTGGCGCTGGCGCTGTGGACCCTGCTCTTCTATCTCGTAACGCGGGTCTTCTGGCATCTCCCCTAG
- a CDS encoding GAP family protein, with the protein MSADWGSVLIELIPLAMVVALSPLSIIPAVLVLHTPRPRPTGLAFLAGWFVGLAVVTLIFVQVSSLGGGLRDKPPGWASWLRIVVGAALIVFGIYRWLNRSKSTHAPKWMQSLSKLSPARGGVAGFALTIVNPKVLFICAAAGLAIGTGGLSSSQIWIAGLWYVLAAGSTVALPILAYAVSGDRLDEPLARLKDWMDRQHAVLVAAILIVIGLMVLYKGIHGV; encoded by the coding sequence TTGTCGGCTGATTGGGGATCGGTGCTGATCGAGCTCATACCGCTGGCAATGGTGGTCGCGCTCTCTCCACTGTCGATCATTCCCGCGGTTCTCGTACTGCACACGCCGCGGCCACGGCCAACGGGGCTGGCATTCCTGGCCGGCTGGTTCGTCGGATTGGCGGTGGTGACGCTGATCTTCGTCCAGGTGTCGAGTCTTGGCGGCGGTCTGCGGGACAAGCCGCCGGGCTGGGCATCGTGGCTGCGCATCGTCGTCGGCGCCGCGCTCATCGTCTTCGGCATCTACCGGTGGCTGAACCGCAGCAAGTCCACACATGCCCCCAAGTGGATGCAGAGCCTGTCGAAACTCAGTCCCGCGCGCGGCGGGGTCGCGGGGTTCGCGCTGACCATCGTCAATCCCAAAGTGCTGTTCATATGTGCCGCAGCGGGTTTGGCGATCGGCACCGGCGGGCTCAGTTCCTCCCAGATCTGGATCGCCGGGCTGTGGTACGTCCTGGCCGCCGGTTCGACGGTCGCGCTGCCGATCCTGGCCTACGCCGTGTCCGGTGACCGGCTCGACGAACCGCTGGCGCGGCTGAAGGACTGGATGGATCGCCAGCACGCCGTGCTCGTCGCCGCAATATTGATAGTGATCGGTCTTATGGTGTTGTACAAGGGAATTCACGGCGTCTAG
- a CDS encoding nuclear transport factor 2 family protein: MNRWTPTAGLALAFVLSAAAIDAPAHAVADTCADAATSAALPLDIGPCADVLAQERRWLAAITAGDVPIVEAILGPTFKHVNAEGLLLTRADEIASMEPLPFTMNPSDQIVDIAGNTAVIHGVNTLIQPGPDGDSVLGVERFTDVFELQNGQWIALSAQETAT; the protein is encoded by the coding sequence ATGAACCGCTGGACACCCACGGCGGGCCTCGCGCTTGCGTTCGTCCTCTCGGCCGCCGCGATTGACGCGCCCGCACATGCGGTTGCAGACACGTGCGCCGACGCGGCGACGAGTGCTGCGCTGCCGCTCGACATCGGGCCGTGTGCGGACGTCCTCGCCCAGGAGAGGCGCTGGCTTGCGGCGATCACCGCCGGTGATGTCCCGATCGTCGAGGCGATCCTGGGGCCGACGTTCAAGCACGTCAACGCGGAGGGCCTGCTGCTCACCCGCGCCGACGAGATCGCGAGCATGGAGCCGTTGCCGTTCACGATGAACCCGTCCGATCAGATCGTCGACATCGCGGGCAACACCGCGGTGATCCACGGCGTCAACACGCTGATTCAGCCGGGACCCGACGGTGACAGCGTGTTGGGCGTCGAGCGCTTCACCGATGTGTTCGAGTTGCAGAACGGGCAATGGATCGCGTTGTCCGCTCAGGAGACGGCGACCTGA
- a CDS encoding TetR/AcrR family transcriptional regulator, giving the protein MPSPAKTSKRRGRRQGDPVSRDAVLAAAKARFATEGYERTTLRAIADDAHVDPAMVLYLFGSKANLFREALRLIVDPTTLVAAIAGGPDDEPDIGNRMVRTYLRIWDSPDTGHSMVAMLQSATSNADAHEAFRTFMQDYVLTAVSGVLGGGEQAKLRAMLAASQLVGVAILRFVMKIPPLAVLSDDELVRLIAPTVTRYLTADAGELGLP; this is encoded by the coding sequence GTGCCGTCACCAGCGAAGACATCGAAGCGCCGGGGTCGCCGCCAGGGCGACCCGGTATCGCGGGACGCCGTCCTGGCCGCGGCGAAGGCCCGGTTCGCCACGGAGGGCTACGAGAGGACAACGCTGCGTGCGATCGCCGACGACGCGCATGTCGATCCGGCGATGGTGCTGTATCTCTTTGGGTCGAAGGCCAATCTGTTTCGTGAGGCACTGCGCCTGATCGTCGATCCGACCACCCTGGTCGCCGCCATCGCGGGCGGTCCCGACGATGAGCCCGATATCGGCAACCGCATGGTGCGGACGTACCTGCGGATCTGGGACTCGCCCGACACCGGGCACAGCATGGTGGCGATGCTGCAGTCGGCCACCTCCAACGCCGACGCCCACGAGGCCTTCCGCACCTTCATGCAGGACTACGTGTTGACCGCGGTGTCGGGCGTGCTGGGCGGCGGGGAACAGGCCAAGTTGCGGGCGATGCTCGCCGCAAGCCAGCTCGTCGGGGTTGCGATATTGCGCTTCGTGATGAAGATCCCGCCGCTGGCGGTCCTGTCCGACGACGAGCTGGTGCGGTTGATCGCGCCGACGGTGACGCGCTACCTGACCGCAGACGCCGGGGAACTCGGTCTGCCCTGA
- a CDS encoding FAD binding domain-containing protein translates to MDLSTVTEVVREPADPPGAQWRDGDAFLAGGTWLFSDQQPHLRRLIDLMPLGWDTLTPSDSGLEIGAMCTIRDLYAFPAPADWTAAALFTTSCEAFLASFKVWNTATVGGNICMSLPAGPMITMTVALEATYTLRSPDGSERVVDAADFVIGNNANILTPGEVLRKIDIPAGALRKRHTHRRFTLTKLGRSTIFIIATQTQDDDDLLLTITAGTTRPVRLAFDSLPDADGLADRIGDLPDELWFDDPNGSPDHRRHLALYYAEEIRAELASGVPA, encoded by the coding sequence ATGGACCTCAGCACCGTCACCGAGGTGGTCAGGGAGCCCGCTGATCCGCCGGGAGCGCAATGGCGCGACGGTGACGCCTTTCTCGCCGGCGGCACGTGGCTGTTCTCGGACCAGCAACCACATCTGCGGCGGCTGATCGACCTGATGCCGCTCGGCTGGGACACCCTGACGCCCAGCGATTCCGGGCTCGAGATCGGCGCGATGTGCACGATCCGCGATCTGTACGCGTTCCCCGCGCCCGCCGACTGGACCGCCGCCGCGCTGTTCACCACCAGCTGCGAAGCGTTCCTCGCCTCGTTCAAGGTGTGGAACACCGCGACGGTCGGGGGCAACATCTGCATGTCCCTGCCTGCGGGTCCGATGATCACCATGACCGTGGCACTGGAAGCCACCTACACACTGCGCTCACCCGACGGATCCGAACGCGTCGTGGACGCGGCCGATTTCGTCATCGGCAATAACGCCAACATCCTCACGCCGGGCGAGGTACTGAGAAAGATCGACATCCCTGCAGGCGCACTTCGGAAGCGGCACACCCACAGGCGCTTCACCCTGACCAAGCTCGGCCGGTCGACCATCTTCATCATCGCGACGCAGACCCAGGACGATGACGACCTCCTGCTGACTATCACCGCAGGCACGACCCGTCCCGTCCGCCTGGCCTTCGATTCGCTGCCCGACGCCGATGGGCTGGCAGACCGCATCGGTGACCTGCCCGACGAACTGTGGTTCGACGATCCCAATGGCAGTCCCGATCATCGACGCCACCTGGCGCTGTACTACGCAGAAGAGATTCGGGCCGAATTGGCGTCGGGGGTGCCGGCATGA
- a CDS encoding multicopper oxidase family protein — protein sequence MRLPQSRAFIVLLVVLSMTAALTSACARDKEAPAPQAGVNAGPDGKPAPFKEPVRLSSKDGVLEVRLSAHQGVVNLDTVKEPVTNFLVYGYDLIKGTASDGSTKGDNLYPAPTLRVDPGEKLIIHYDNDLQNLTITDFYDPAMTPKGGEVPLYPPQLTEAPLNLHTHGLHVSPSGNADNVLLSIPAGMGNTYSYDVPTNMPNGLYWYHSHRHTMTSQQTYAGLAGLLEIGRPDGNLPLVTQNNIPIRNMAIQYNYVFDRKGNGHQLNNYSWPQWVSTLKAPEGSELADGTYQPSLAPVNIADTTVGSQYLTPWWSGPLSPLNNRGQTQFIPSNLMSFDSPTTKVEEDPSLPENQRDVQFTVNGQFQPELKIKPGQTEIWVVANISDIAYMTVRLTETATGNHPKFAIVGQDGNPYTQVGRPVFGDGTTLSVPPGSRYAIAVTMPKEGDLVLEFPPDPKAKPIVNPGVLYANNGTKNTPAVLGTLSVDPKYLSFADGFFVFPTQTLIRATPDTSGEGQTTAFEEGQNLDAYTSFVDTSVMTPDVTREMTITDTIGGGLASNNDPKAVIYMFEPTGFPNTTLIQPRLNSVEEWKIINQNNDAHPMHIHVNDFQVMEIDDPHRGVSGVEPWGLDNVNVPAPIFNDMHVVTTPATLTLRQEFLEYTGTYVIHCHRLNHEDNGLMATINVIPEVSTYAVAIPGSAGKPASVQVRDGDGDEVLQTVVPFPDFEGSPSVAMTDVNGDMILDLLVGTGKGPTAEVVAYDGNDTNLGLFKSEIIRFEPFGSDFTGGVTVAGADIDGNAMADNIIVGTGPGTESQVKVFSSTLPSEAGKAPDVFSTFTPYPGSQAGVTLATGMVEFESGRQSIVTAPGPGEPPLIKTFRWDLYKPTARAQANGTATQEHSGKPTDPTMTSQFMAYDENYKDGVAVSAGWVAGGEGGAMSIITSQRADKGTVRVWSSGSKLDGQPKMYLASPNHHTDNVEYEQIASFAPFGGATPGATIATTSTVYGADLLVAGMTPGGPEVRKYSFDRSGPDATTMAPKLLTTLPRMASGPTPLAGR from the coding sequence ATGCGGCTTCCTCAGTCACGCGCATTCATCGTTCTGCTCGTCGTCTTGTCCATGACGGCCGCCTTGACGAGTGCCTGCGCGCGCGACAAGGAAGCGCCTGCACCGCAGGCGGGCGTCAACGCGGGTCCCGACGGGAAGCCCGCCCCGTTCAAAGAACCGGTGCGGCTCTCCAGCAAGGACGGGGTGCTCGAGGTGCGACTCTCGGCGCATCAGGGCGTCGTCAACCTCGACACCGTCAAGGAGCCGGTGACCAACTTCCTCGTCTACGGCTATGACCTCATCAAGGGGACGGCGTCGGACGGATCGACCAAGGGTGACAATCTCTATCCCGCACCGACGCTGCGCGTGGACCCCGGCGAGAAGCTGATCATCCACTACGACAACGATCTTCAGAATCTGACCATCACGGATTTCTACGATCCCGCCATGACGCCCAAGGGCGGTGAGGTACCGCTGTATCCACCGCAGCTGACCGAGGCGCCGCTGAACCTGCACACCCACGGCTTGCACGTCAGTCCGTCGGGAAACGCCGACAACGTGCTGCTGTCGATTCCCGCGGGGATGGGCAATACCTATTCCTACGACGTGCCCACGAACATGCCCAACGGCCTGTACTGGTATCACAGCCACCGCCACACGATGACGTCGCAGCAGACCTACGCCGGTTTGGCCGGCCTGCTGGAAATCGGTCGCCCCGACGGCAATCTGCCGTTGGTCACGCAGAACAACATCCCCATCCGCAACATGGCGATTCAGTACAACTACGTGTTCGACCGCAAGGGAAACGGCCATCAGCTCAACAACTACAGCTGGCCACAGTGGGTGAGCACCCTCAAGGCGCCCGAGGGTTCTGAGCTTGCTGACGGGACTTATCAGCCGAGCCTGGCGCCGGTGAACATCGCCGACACCACCGTGGGTTCGCAGTATCTGACGCCGTGGTGGTCGGGGCCGCTGTCGCCACTCAACAACCGCGGCCAGACGCAGTTCATCCCGTCGAACCTGATGAGCTTCGACAGCCCGACGACGAAGGTCGAAGAGGACCCGTCGCTGCCGGAGAACCAGCGCGATGTGCAGTTCACGGTGAACGGTCAGTTCCAGCCGGAGCTGAAGATCAAGCCCGGGCAGACGGAGATCTGGGTCGTGGCCAACATCAGCGACATCGCCTATATGACAGTCAGATTGACCGAGACCGCCACCGGTAACCACCCGAAGTTCGCGATCGTCGGCCAGGACGGCAACCCCTACACGCAGGTGGGTCGGCCCGTCTTCGGCGACGGAACCACGCTCAGTGTGCCGCCCGGGTCGCGCTACGCCATCGCGGTGACGATGCCGAAGGAAGGCGATCTCGTTCTGGAGTTCCCGCCGGATCCCAAGGCCAAGCCGATCGTGAATCCGGGTGTGCTGTATGCGAACAACGGCACCAAGAACACACCCGCCGTGCTCGGCACCCTCTCGGTGGATCCGAAGTACCTCAGCTTCGCCGACGGGTTCTTCGTGTTTCCCACCCAGACCCTGATCCGTGCCACGCCGGACACCAGTGGCGAGGGGCAGACCACAGCCTTCGAAGAGGGGCAGAACCTCGACGCATACACGTCGTTCGTCGACACGTCGGTGATGACACCCGATGTGACTCGGGAGATGACGATCACCGACACTATCGGCGGCGGCCTCGCGAGCAACAACGACCCCAAGGCCGTCATATACATGTTCGAACCCACTGGGTTCCCGAACACCACGCTGATCCAACCGCGGCTCAACTCCGTTGAGGAGTGGAAGATCATCAATCAGAACAACGATGCACATCCGATGCACATCCACGTCAACGACTTTCAGGTGATGGAGATCGACGACCCGCACCGCGGTGTGTCGGGTGTGGAACCGTGGGGGCTCGACAACGTCAACGTGCCCGCACCGATCTTCAACGACATGCACGTGGTCACCACCCCGGCGACGCTGACACTGCGCCAGGAGTTCCTGGAGTACACGGGCACCTACGTGATCCATTGCCACCGGCTCAACCATGAGGACAACGGCCTGATGGCGACCATCAACGTCATCCCGGAAGTGTCGACGTACGCGGTGGCGATACCGGGATCGGCCGGGAAGCCGGCGTCGGTTCAGGTTCGGGACGGCGACGGCGACGAGGTGCTGCAAACCGTCGTTCCGTTCCCGGATTTCGAGGGCAGCCCGTCCGTGGCGATGACCGACGTGAACGGAGACATGATCCTCGACCTGCTCGTCGGTACGGGCAAGGGGCCGACCGCCGAGGTCGTCGCATACGACGGGAACGACACCAATCTCGGGCTGTTCAAGTCGGAGATTATCAGATTCGAGCCGTTCGGCTCCGATTTCACCGGCGGGGTGACGGTCGCAGGCGCCGACATCGACGGAAACGCGATGGCCGACAACATCATTGTGGGTACCGGCCCGGGAACGGAGTCACAGGTCAAGGTGTTCTCCTCGACGCTGCCGTCGGAGGCGGGCAAGGCGCCCGATGTGTTCTCCACCTTCACGCCGTATCCCGGATCGCAAGCCGGCGTCACGCTGGCCACCGGAATGGTCGAATTCGAATCGGGACGCCAGAGCATCGTGACCGCCCCGGGTCCCGGCGAACCGCCACTGATCAAGACGTTCCGATGGGACCTCTACAAGCCGACCGCACGGGCACAGGCCAACGGCACGGCGACGCAGGAACATTCGGGTAAGCCGACCGATCCGACGATGACGTCACAGTTCATGGCTTACGACGAGAACTACAAGGACGGCGTCGCGGTGTCCGCCGGATGGGTAGCGGGCGGCGAGGGTGGTGCGATGAGCATCATCACCAGCCAGCGCGCCGACAAGGGCACCGTGCGAGTGTGGTCGTCCGGTTCGAAGCTCGACGGTCAACCGAAGATGTACCTCGCGAGTCCGAACCACCACACGGACAACGTCGAGTACGAGCAGATCGCGTCGTTCGCACCGTTCGGCGGGGCGACCCCGGGTGCGACGATTGCGACAACCAGCACCGTGTACGGGGCCGATCTGCTGGTGGCCGGGATGACGCCCGGTGGCCCGGAGGTGCGCAAGTACTCATTCGATCGCTCGGGGCCCGACGCGACGACCATGGCACCCAAACTGCTGACCACGCTTCCGCGGATGGCGTCGGGGCCGACGCCGCTGGCCGGACGCTAG
- a CDS encoding Rv0361 family membrane protein encodes MRHLVLPSVGAALLILSAAPAQASTSEDQVRAVLAGMNTSYNGADFDGFASHLCADMRQAPGFEAGWYRSRKADGPTRITVLSVDVAGDPPSRAVANVRFAAANQAAPAVVEVDFVRESSEWKACRYSQARNI; translated from the coding sequence ATGCGGCATCTGGTGCTGCCGTCCGTGGGGGCGGCGCTGCTGATCCTGTCGGCCGCCCCTGCGCAGGCGTCCACTTCCGAAGACCAGGTGCGTGCCGTGCTCGCCGGCATGAACACGTCGTACAACGGCGCGGATTTCGACGGCTTCGCCTCCCACCTGTGTGCCGACATGCGCCAGGCCCCTGGTTTCGAAGCGGGCTGGTACCGCAGCAGGAAGGCCGACGGGCCGACCCGGATCACCGTGCTGTCAGTGGACGTCGCGGGCGACCCGCCGTCCCGAGCGGTTGCCAACGTCCGATTCGCCGCCGCCAATCAAGCCGCCCCTGCGGTCGTCGAAGTCGACTTCGTCCGCGAGAGCTCCGAGTGGAAAGCCTGCCGCTACAGCCAGGCCCGAAATATCTAG
- a CDS encoding molybdopterin-dependent oxidoreductase produces MTYTVNGETFDEEPTPGQCLRTFVRSLGCHGVKKGCDAGDCGACTVWLDGAPVHSCITPAFRAEGREVTTVEGLGTPENLHPMQKKFLEAPGFQCGFCTAGMIMTSAALTDEQKQDLPRALKGNLCRCTGYRAIEDAVNGVRAVEEAAPGEAIGASVGAPAAAGVVTGTVEFTMDTDMPGMLHLKVLHSPHAHARVVSIDKSAALAVPGVHRVYTWEDVPRKRYSTAIHTDHLVDPDDTYMLDNVMRFAGQRVVAVVADSVAAAEEGCRRVAVEYEALPAVFDPEEAMADGAPQLHHYDDPFAHDKERNILLELHGEVGDVAAGFAEADVIHEGTYHTPRVQHAHLETHGSIAWMEDGRLHVRTSSQSPSVAKLKLSHLFDLRPDQLRVFCKRVGGGFGGKQEVIAEDLVALAALDIGRPVCWEYTREEEFTTASPRHPMTITVKLGAKSDGRLTAFQFRNVANTGAYGNHGGETLFAGGAAIMQYRCPNKKFDGYSVYTNTVPSGAIRGYGMTQPSFAVESAMTELALSLDLDPMELRRLNVIAPGDALVAIGEHPEDVSFTEDGLTACIDLVDAALRNRPAEQDLGPEWQVGTGTASSIHETAPPTDHVSESWATLRDDGTYEIAVGTVEFGEGTSTAHVQIAASVLGTTPARVHLVQSDTDRTGFDTGAFASAGLFVSGNAVQKAATALRDSILHFAARHTGVDVGACAMDDDGVTCADTRLTLAELLDAARARGTRFTVARKAYGSPRSVTSNAHGFQIAVHRITGEIRILYSVHATDPGVVINPQQVRGQIEGGVAQAIGFALTENFRLDANGAVVNPNLRNYRIPTYADIPRTEVLLVETRDSVGPMKSKGIAESNVNPVAPALANALHDATGVRYRELPFTPERIYARLNEHSLTPAT; encoded by the coding sequence ATGACCTACACCGTGAACGGCGAGACCTTCGACGAGGAGCCGACACCCGGTCAGTGCCTGCGCACCTTCGTCCGGTCGTTGGGCTGCCATGGCGTCAAAAAGGGTTGTGACGCAGGCGATTGCGGTGCCTGTACGGTGTGGCTCGACGGAGCTCCGGTGCACAGCTGTATCACGCCGGCCTTCCGCGCCGAGGGCCGCGAGGTCACCACCGTCGAGGGGCTGGGCACCCCGGAGAATCTGCATCCGATGCAGAAGAAGTTCCTCGAGGCCCCGGGCTTTCAGTGCGGCTTCTGCACCGCGGGAATGATCATGACGTCGGCGGCACTGACCGATGAGCAGAAGCAGGACCTGCCGCGGGCACTGAAGGGAAACCTTTGCCGCTGCACGGGATATCGCGCCATCGAGGACGCGGTGAACGGTGTCCGGGCCGTCGAGGAGGCCGCCCCCGGTGAGGCCATCGGCGCAAGCGTCGGCGCACCTGCCGCCGCCGGAGTCGTGACCGGCACGGTCGAGTTCACCATGGACACCGACATGCCGGGGATGTTGCATCTCAAGGTGCTGCACTCGCCGCACGCGCACGCACGCGTCGTCTCCATCGACAAGTCCGCCGCCCTGGCGGTGCCGGGTGTGCACCGCGTGTACACATGGGAGGACGTGCCCCGGAAGCGTTACAGCACAGCGATTCACACCGACCATCTGGTGGACCCGGACGACACCTACATGTTGGACAACGTCATGCGGTTCGCCGGTCAGCGGGTGGTGGCCGTGGTGGCCGACTCGGTGGCAGCCGCCGAGGAGGGTTGCCGCAGGGTCGCCGTGGAATACGAGGCCCTGCCCGCGGTCTTCGACCCCGAGGAGGCGATGGCCGACGGGGCGCCCCAGCTGCACCACTACGACGACCCGTTCGCGCACGACAAGGAACGCAACATCCTGCTCGAGCTGCACGGCGAGGTGGGTGACGTCGCAGCGGGATTCGCCGAAGCCGACGTGATTCACGAGGGCACCTACCACACACCGCGGGTCCAGCACGCCCACCTCGAGACACACGGATCGATCGCGTGGATGGAGGATGGCCGGTTGCACGTGCGGACCAGTTCGCAGTCACCCTCGGTCGCGAAACTCAAACTCTCCCATCTGTTCGACCTTCGGCCCGACCAGCTGCGGGTGTTCTGCAAGCGCGTTGGCGGCGGGTTCGGCGGCAAGCAGGAGGTGATCGCCGAAGACCTGGTGGCGCTGGCGGCGCTGGACATCGGTCGGCCTGTCTGCTGGGAGTACACCAGAGAGGAGGAGTTCACGACGGCCTCACCGCGGCACCCGATGACGATCACGGTGAAACTCGGCGCAAAGTCCGACGGCAGACTGACAGCGTTCCAGTTCCGCAACGTGGCCAACACCGGTGCATACGGCAACCATGGCGGTGAGACGCTGTTCGCCGGAGGTGCGGCCATCATGCAATACCGTTGTCCCAATAAGAAGTTCGACGGCTACTCGGTGTACACCAACACGGTGCCCAGCGGCGCGATCCGGGGCTACGGCATGACGCAGCCGTCGTTCGCGGTGGAGTCGGCGATGACCGAACTCGCGCTTTCGCTCGACCTCGACCCGATGGAGTTGCGCCGCCTCAACGTCATTGCGCCCGGCGACGCGCTCGTGGCCATCGGCGAACACCCCGAAGACGTGTCGTTCACCGAGGACGGCCTGACGGCATGCATCGACCTGGTCGACGCGGCGCTTCGCAACAGGCCCGCCGAACAGGACCTGGGACCCGAGTGGCAGGTCGGCACGGGTACCGCGAGCTCCATCCACGAGACCGCCCCGCCCACCGACCACGTCTCGGAATCATGGGCCACCCTGCGCGATGACGGTACCTACGAGATCGCCGTGGGAACAGTGGAATTCGGCGAGGGCACATCGACGGCACACGTCCAGATCGCGGCGAGCGTGCTCGGGACCACGCCGGCACGGGTTCATCTCGTGCAGTCGGACACCGACCGCACCGGATTCGACACCGGCGCGTTCGCGAGCGCCGGTCTCTTCGTCTCCGGCAACGCCGTGCAGAAGGCCGCGACCGCGCTGCGCGACAGCATTCTGCACTTCGCCGCACGGCACACCGGCGTCGACGTCGGCGCGTGCGCAATGGATGACGACGGCGTGACATGTGCCGACACCCGGTTGACGCTGGCTGAGCTACTGGACGCCGCCCGGGCACGCGGCACGCGGTTCACCGTGGCGCGCAAGGCCTATGGCTCACCGCGCAGCGTGACGTCCAACGCGCACGGGTTCCAGATCGCCGTCCACCGGATCACCGGCGAGATCCGCATCCTGTACAGCGTGCACGCCACCGACCCGGGTGTCGTGATCAATCCGCAGCAGGTGCGAGGCCAGATCGAGGGCGGGGTCGCGCAGGCGATCGGCTTCGCGCTCACCGAGAACTTCCGCCTCGATGCCAACGGTGCGGTGGTCAATCCCAACCTGCGCAACTACCGCATTCCCACCTACGCGGACATCCCGCGCACGGAGGTCCTTCTGGTCGAGACCCGTGACTCGGTCGGCCCGATGAAGTCCAAGGGTATCGCCGAGTCCAACGTCAACCCGGTTGCCCCGGCGCTTGCGAACGCGCTGCACGACGCCACCGGGGTGCGGTACCGGGAACTGCCGTTCACACCCGAGCGCATCTACGCCCGCCTCAACGAGCACAGCCTCACTCCGGCAACCTGA